In the genome of Cryptomeria japonica chromosome 8, Sugi_1.0, whole genome shotgun sequence, one region contains:
- the LOC131064677 gene encoding uncharacterized protein LOC131064677 isoform X3 — translation MEIRGPLMRVFSVMRRSLCSAAADASEVAKVKTKRKKKTLFEVTKFLPDWGIGYKFFKTHWDPNVYYELTRINLYKDGIHGKAWGIFHKNDRFEACSLN, via the exons ATGGAAATCAGGGGGCCACTGATGCGGGTATTCAGTGTCATGAGAAGGAGTTTATGCTCCGCCGCTGCTGACGCAAGTGAAGTGGCCAAGGTTAAAacgaagaggaagaagaagacattgtttGAAGTTACCAAGTTTCTGCCCGATTGGGGAATTGGCTATAAATTCTTTAAAACCCACTGGGACCCCAATGTTTACTACGAGCTCACTCGCATCAACCTCTATAAG GACGGCATTCATGGTAAGGCGTGGGGGATTTTTCACAAGAATG